TCGTTTCTGCAAGTTGTGCTCGGATTTGGTTTACGCGTCCTGCTACTGCGTCTGTGTTACCAGCGCCTTCAACGATTGTTGTGTTGTCTTTAGAAACAATTACTTTCGCCGCGCGACCTAAAGAAGTAAGGTCAGCTGATTTTAAATCTAAGCCAAGGTCTTGTGTAATAACTTGGCCACCAGTTAAAATTGCGATATCTTCTAACATCGCTTTACGACGGTCGCCAAAGCCTGGTGCTTTTACTGCTACTGCATTAAATGTACCGCGTAATTTGTTTACTACAAGAGTTGCTAACGCTTCACCTTCCACGTCTTCTGCAATAATTAAAATTGGACGCCCTTGTTGAACAACTTGCTCTAACACTGGTAAAATTTCTTGAATGCTTGCCACTTTTTTATCAGTAATTAAAATGAATGGGTTATCAAGTACCGCTTCCATTTTATCTGTATCTGAAACCATGTAGTGTGATAGGTAACCACGGTCAAATTGCATACCTTCTACTACGTCTAATTCTGTTGTGAATCCCTTAGACTCTTCGATTGTAATAACACCATCGTTTCCTACTTTTTCCATAGCATCTGCAATGTATTGACCGATTTCTTCGTCCGCTGAAGAAATTGCCGCTACTTGCGCAATGGATTCTTTGTTTTCTACTGGGCGAGAAATTGTTTGTAGCTCTGTCAATGCCGCTGCTACTGCTTTTTCCATACCTTTACGGATTCCTACAGGGTTTGCACCAGCTGTTACGTTTTTAAGACCTTCGCGAATCATTGCTTGCGCTAAAACTGTTGCAGTTGTAGTACCGTCACCTGCGATTTCGTTTGTTTTAGAAGCCACTTCTGCTACTAATTTTGCCCCCATGTTTTCGTATGGGTTTTCTAATTCGATTTCTTTTGCGATGGATACACCGTCATTTGTAATTAATGGTGAACCGAACTTTTTCTCTAATACAACGTTACGCCCTTTTGGCCCTAATGTTACTTTTACAGCGTTTGCTAATTTATCTACACCTGCTGCCATTAAAGAACGAGCTTCTTCTGAGAATTTAATATCTTTTGCCATAATGCATATCCTCCTAATTTTACAATCTATTTTTATAATGTATTTTTTAAGTTCATGTGCAGCTAGCAGAAAATACTATGTATAAAAACTAGCTGCGAGTTTGAAAGTTCGTTTTTAAATTAACCGACGATAGCTAGTACATCACTTTCGCGTAAAATTAAATATTCTACGCCATCATACTTCACTTCGGTACCTGAGAATTTTGAGAAGATAATTTCGTCGCCTACTTTTACATCAAGATCAAGACGAATGCCGTTGTCAAGAACTCGACCCGTGCCTACAGCTACAACTTTACCAGTTTGCGGCTTTTCTTTTGCAGAGTCAGGTAAAACGATACCGAACGCTGTTTTTTCCTCTACTTCTACAAGTTCGATAATAATGCGATCTCCTAATGGTCTTAACAATTGAAACAACCTCCTAAATATTTGTTCTATTTAGCACTCTGAACCTTAGAGTGCTAACACATTTATAATTTTAATAAATTCACTATTTTTTTGCAAGTATGTGCGCTAAAAAATTTTGTTTTATCAAGAAATTCCTCTACAATATAGAAGAATTACTTAATATCGTTATTAAAATAGAAAGAAGGTTGGAGCTGTGAAAAACGTTTCCTCACCTAAGTTTAAAACACAAAAGACCGCATTTTATGTGTTGTTAACTTATATCATT
This portion of the Solibacillus daqui genome encodes:
- the groL gene encoding chaperonin GroEL (60 kDa chaperone family; promotes refolding of misfolded polypeptides especially under stressful conditions; forms two stacked rings of heptamers to form a barrel-shaped 14mer; ends can be capped by GroES; misfolded proteins enter the barrel where they are refolded when GroES binds) codes for the protein MAKDIKFSEEARSLMAAGVDKLANAVKVTLGPKGRNVVLEKKFGSPLITNDGVSIAKEIELENPYENMGAKLVAEVASKTNEIAGDGTTTATVLAQAMIREGLKNVTAGANPVGIRKGMEKAVAAALTELQTISRPVENKESIAQVAAISSADEEIGQYIADAMEKVGNDGVITIEESKGFTTELDVVEGMQFDRGYLSHYMVSDTDKMEAVLDNPFILITDKKVASIQEILPVLEQVVQQGRPILIIAEDVEGEALATLVVNKLRGTFNAVAVKAPGFGDRRKAMLEDIAILTGGQVITQDLGLDLKSADLTSLGRAAKVIVSKDNTTIVEGAGNTDAVAGRVNQIRAQLAETTSEFDKEKLQERLAKLAGGVAVIKVGAATETELKERKLRIEDALNSTRAAVEEGIVSGGGTALLNVYGAVVKVLDEVEGDVATGVRIILRALEEPVRQIAENAGLEGSIIVDRLKREEIGIGFNAATGEWVNMIEAGVVDPAKVTRSALQNAASVASLFLTTEAVVADIPEAGGGGMPDMGGMGMPGMM
- the groES gene encoding co-chaperone GroES encodes the protein MLRPLGDRIIIELVEVEEKTAFGIVLPDSAKEKPQTGKVVAVGTGRVLDNGIRLDLDVKVGDEIIFSKFSGTEVKYDGVEYLILRESDVLAIVG